Genomic segment of Salvia splendens isolate huo1 chromosome 12, SspV2, whole genome shotgun sequence:
GAAATAGAAAATGATATGGCAATCCCTGTCTTGAATATGTAATTTTTGAaagaaaccaaaaaaaaaataatatccaCTTAACCATCCCTCTCTTCCACCTCACCTTATGATCTTTTCTCTCTTGCTAATATCCAAATCAAATCAACTCCAGAAACAGATTGGAATCAGATATCAATTCCCATCTAAAGTGTGAACAAATAtttgaaacaaaaaaatatcaaaaaatcaTTACTATCCCAATCACTTATGGTTAAAAAGCTACACATAACACAAAGGCACTCTGATATATAAATGTACAACAGAAACACAGAAGGGTCACACTTGTATTGCTTCGAGAAATCATGATCTCACTTGAAACTCACCTCCTCTTGTGAGAGCCCGGAAACCTTTATGCGGTCGAGAAAGTGGATTCTTCAGGTCCAGCTTATCGATTTTTAAGCCAGAGAGAGCGACTCCCATGATCCGGAAAGCAACTTGGAAAGTGGGAAATACATGAAGCCGCTCCATACCTGTCTCAAGCACTAAGGTTCCAGACATAGAAGGAGCTTTATCTTTTGGCATCCGCCCGATTGTCCAGGAGCAGGTCTGCAGAAACAAGCAATGCCAAAGTGCAGCAATATTAGCAATCCAATATAAACTACTTCAAGTACCACAAAAATCCTAAATTCATATTAGTATTCAACTGAATGTGAGAAACATTTGTATGTTCAGTTGGTGTCTTCAATATAATGGTCAGATAACTAGGATGACATTCACTACTGGAGAACCCATACCTTGTCAGCAAGAACATTTACAGATCCATAATTTGGAGAAAGATCGGATGACGTGACGCAAGGTGGTAGTCGGAATTCAACTGTAATATTGTCAATTGACTTTCCAGGATCATTCCGAATTCCAACTAAAACACTTATACGACATGTCCCTGAATCTGAAGTGAATTGTGGTTTCACATATATTGGAGTACTCTTCAACTTCTTTACCCTGAAAGGCAATAATGTGTATTTAAAATAGAGTGTAAAGTCTGCATACAAAATGCACGAGCACACTGAGGCTCTGCAAACCTGTAACTCATGAGCTTAAATTGTCCATCAGGTGGCACAAAGGATAAAATCTGGTTTAATTCCCATGGCCGAAGTCTAACACAAGGGTGAAATCTCACGTCATTAAAAACTGAAGGGTTCGCAAACGACAGAGTGAGATCGGGGAGACCTGACAAATTTGAATTTACTTGAACTTCACCATAAATCTCGCATTTCACCAGATTCCCATCTCTAAGCAGAAAGGTGAGAAGGTTAGAGTAATCAGAATGTGATACAATAAACAGATAAAATACAGTATTCAACAGCTGTGTATGTTTCAATCAAGAACATCCAGGAAATATGGTTTGAAATACAATCCGAAAGAAAATTCAGTAATGCTCAACAATTTAATCTTAAAGAAGTTACCAGGGCTAGTTTTCTACCCAAACCCCACAATATCTCTTACAATTAAATGCTCTAATAATTTTTTGAAGTGAGGAGACGATTGAATGACAGAATTAAAGTTAAAGCTAGGCCAAGCTTCTGCAGTTAAAAGATTGTGAAATAGTTTTGAGATAAGAGCAAGAAGTAAAGTCCCTATAAAGAACAAATTGTTTTGAGAAATATAGTGAATAAATGCAAGGTGCATACCACAACCTTCTGTATTAGCAGATGAGAAGTTCCACATTGGTAAATACAGAGTATCTGTTACATTTATGTTTGCAACTTGATTTGGCCCTTTTATCCTCAGAATACCAGAACACCAAAGAGTAGAGTTgaagacacacacacacacacacacagaaatTGAAAACTGAAGTGCCAAATATGTGGTATTAGACTGAGAAATTAAGCAGAATTTTCTACGAAATAAAATTTCAGAAATAAATGCAAAGAGAGGTACACATAAGTTTCTCTAGGTAATAGGTATTTCAATGCACCTGTTTATGGTAGCATCCATTTCTTCCACTAGATCAACATAAACTTCATTGGTGGCATGCTTAAGGTCTGTTTTTCTCCATGGAACACAAGAAGCAGTTGCCCCTGGAAGTGTATTGCTCACATTGGACGTGTTACCAGTAACAACACTCAAAACCTTACTAACAATGTTTGGAGGGGCTATCATTTCCCTTAGGATATTAGGTTCTGTTGTTAGAGGGAAGCCATTGTCTATCATCTCATCTAGCAGCTGCAAAGCATTTAGTTCAATCATCTTAGGATTATAAAATAGCTTAGAAGGATATCACATGAACTATAAATGCAAAAACATACAGCAGTACATTGACAAATGACCCATTATTTTAAGCAATAAAACAATTGCTCATAGATAAAtagttttttactattttatgaACATGTGTCCCTTCTATCTATTGTCTAACCCAAGCCAATGAAACTTCTTCTGTAAAAAATTCTGACTAGGCATTTAAGAACTTACAGCAATAAATGTTTCTTCATAGTAACATACACTGAATCCAATATTCAGGATCAATCCCAACAAAAACATTGCAACAGATTCTTTACAATATTACCTGTCACATCACTGCACGATCCGATTTATAAACCATATGTATAAGACCAACCAAATAGACTATTGAATATGCATATGGCATATAAAAAGCTCCACCCTAATGTTAATAACAAATTTTTCAGACAGTGCCGTTATGTGTGCATACATGATACACCAGTTATCTTATATATAACCATCCTGCAAAATCACAGAATATAGATACCTCATAAACAATAACAAAGTTATCCTTAATCAGATCTTCATTCAAGCCATCCAAATAATTTGAAAGAACATCAGCCACCCTGCAAAGGAACTAGAAATCAAACTGTCAAGTGTTTAAATAACATCTGCTCAATCAATATTGAAAATCCATACTACATTGCATGGTGTGGAAGTATAAGATAAGAGACTTTATTAAGAATGTTAAAAAACAGCAACGTGCCAACTTCTggcaatttatttttttgatacACGTGTTCTGTTTCTACAGTGCATGCTTGCATGCCTGAATACATTCTTGATACATCTCTTCTAATGATGATATGTACCATATTTGTAACTCTTTGTGGCATCAAATAATTCTACGACATCTCTACTATCACTGTTTTAATGCGTGGAGTGCTAACACAATGCACATAGCCATATGTACAATAAACTCTCTTGCTGCATCGAATAATTCAAATATCATTCCTTTTAGGATGGTTGTGGCATGTAAGAAAAGTTTTACGTTCATTTTTTTAGAGTATCAACGCCAGAACTATGAAGACAGAGTGGTATAAAAATACAGAGCAACAACCAAAACAATGATTTCACATGGCACTTGCAAGTGATGATTATTGTGCTTAATtgaaattagtactccctccatcccactctAAGCGGAGCATTTCTATTTCGGCacggattttatgtagtgttgttttgagaattaagtggagagagtaaagtaagtgagagggaaaaagtagagagggtgatgtttctatttttagaaatgtgtcatttagtgggacatcccaaaaaggaaaatggttCACTTAGagtggggcggagggagtataatttaagcTTTCAATGGTTTTTTGAAATATGTAGGCTTTCTAATAATAATTTCTCATACATTTAGTTGGCCTAAGTCGTGCATTTTCTATTC
This window contains:
- the LOC121757990 gene encoding AP-3 complex subunit mu-like isoform X1, encoding MLQCIFLLSDSGEVLLEKQLTGHRVDRAICDWFWNQILTQGDSLKLVPVISSPTHYLFQVVREGITFLACTQIEMPPLMAIEFLCRVADVLSNYLDGLNEDLIKDNFVIVYELLDEMIDNGFPLTTEPNILREMIAPPNIVSKVLSVVTGNTSNVSNTLPGATASCVPWRKTDLKHATNEVYVDLVEEMDATINRDGNLVKCEIYGEVQVNSNLSGLPDLTLSFANPSVFNDVRFHPCVRLRPWELNQILSFVPPDGQFKLMSYRVKKLKSTPIYVKPQFTSDSGTCRISVLVGIRNDPGKSIDNITVEFRLPPCVTSSDLSPNYGSVNVLADKTCSWTIGRMPKDKAPSMSGTLVLETGMERLHVFPTFQVAFRIMGVALSGLKIDKLDLKNPLSRPHKGFRALTRGGEFQVRS
- the LOC121757990 gene encoding AP-3 complex subunit mu-like isoform X2; protein product: MPPLMAIEFLCRVADVLSNYLDGLNEDLIKDNFVIVYELLDEMIDNGFPLTTEPNILREMIAPPNIVSKVLSVVTGNTSNVSNTLPGATASCVPWRKTDLKHATNEVYVDLVEEMDATINRDGNLVKCEIYGEVQVNSNLSGLPDLTLSFANPSVFNDVRFHPCVRLRPWELNQILSFVPPDGQFKLMSYRVKKLKSTPIYVKPQFTSDSGTCRISVLVGIRNDPGKSIDNITVEFRLPPCVTSSDLSPNYGSVNVLADKTCSWTIGRMPKDKAPSMSGTLVLETGMERLHVFPTFQVAFRIMGVALSGLKIDKLDLKNPLSRPHKGFRALTRGGEFQVRS